One window of the Crateriforma spongiae genome contains the following:
- a CDS encoding transposase: MPRAKRTEQFVAQEVCVVHVVQRCVRRAFLAGVDPVSGCDFSYRKEWIRRRMEALASAFGIDVLSYAIMSNHLHLILRNRPDVVAAWTDEQAAIRWLKVFPGRRLEEHLGEPTEADVQRLCRDKPRLEEIRNRLSDISWFMRALAEPIARMANRQDDCTGRFWEGRFKAQRIVDEAGLLACSMYVDLNPVRAAVGDSPDSVTHTSAYDRIEAAKGKQITSAAFDLQPVSVSDASKQSLEVPTDKRRRVKKAKQHSSSGRRIRRDAWLANLSLDAGKLSSDPEVHREGLRCSDRGYLNVSLREYMRLLRWTASVGRESMRGQQAVPRDVARVLRNRGIEAEMWSELVWNWQRYFGRSGCAGSPAAMKADAEKSGRRWHRGQGAVAAFFS; the protein is encoded by the coding sequence GTGCCACGTGCAAAGCGTACGGAACAGTTCGTTGCTCAAGAGGTGTGTGTGGTCCACGTGGTTCAACGCTGCGTTCGCCGAGCATTCTTGGCTGGCGTTGACCCGGTGAGTGGATGCGATTTTTCGTATCGAAAGGAATGGATCCGCAGGCGTATGGAGGCATTGGCTTCCGCTTTCGGGATCGACGTTCTGTCTTACGCGATCATGAGCAACCATTTGCATCTGATTTTGCGTAATCGCCCTGATGTCGTGGCTGCTTGGACGGATGAACAAGCGGCGATTCGTTGGCTGAAGGTTTTTCCGGGCCGGCGACTGGAAGAGCACCTTGGAGAACCTACGGAGGCGGATGTGCAGCGGTTGTGTCGGGATAAGCCAAGGCTGGAGGAAATACGCAACCGGTTGTCTGATATTTCTTGGTTCATGCGTGCTCTGGCCGAACCCATTGCGCGGATGGCAAATCGTCAGGACGACTGTACTGGACGATTTTGGGAGGGGCGATTCAAGGCACAACGGATTGTTGATGAAGCGGGACTGTTAGCGTGCAGCATGTATGTGGATTTGAATCCAGTTCGGGCCGCGGTCGGTGATTCGCCGGACTCCGTTACACATACTTCGGCCTATGATCGAATCGAAGCAGCAAAGGGAAAGCAAATCACTTCCGCAGCCTTTGATTTGCAACCGGTTTCTGTCAGTGATGCGAGTAAGCAGTCGCTGGAAGTTCCCACCGATAAGCGGCGTCGAGTAAAGAAGGCTAAGCAGCATTCGTCATCCGGTCGGCGGATCCGGCGGGACGCTTGGCTGGCAAATCTGTCGCTTGATGCCGGCAAGCTTTCCAGTGATCCGGAGGTGCATCGCGAAGGACTGCGGTGCAGCGACCGCGGCTATCTCAATGTTTCCTTGCGAGAATACATGCGACTGCTGCGGTGGACGGCAAGTGTGGGACGCGAGTCCATGCGAGGGCAGCAAGCGGTTCCCAGAGATGTTGCTCGAGTACTGCGGAATCGCGGTATTGAAGCGGAAATGTGGTCCGAATTGGTTTGGAATTGGCAACGATACTTTGGGCGTTCTGGATGTGCGGGGAGCCCGGCAGCGATGAAGGCCGATGCAGAGAAATCTGGAAGGCGATGGCATCGCGGTCAGGGTGCTGTTGCTGCGTTCTTTAGCTGA
- a CDS encoding Rieske (2Fe-2S) protein, whose translation MNPSETQQSDDEWTDVLASSDLPDASAKEVVFDACVVAIFRVDGRLYALDGLCAHQGGPIAEGHVGQDVDGNPCVTCPWHGWQYEMATGIQVVNRQPLQRCFGVREVAGRIQLRANLT comes from the coding sequence ATGAATCCCAGCGAGACTCAGCAATCCGACGACGAGTGGACCGACGTGCTGGCTTCATCGGACCTTCCCGATGCGTCTGCAAAGGAGGTCGTATTCGATGCGTGCGTGGTGGCAATCTTTCGAGTCGATGGTCGGTTGTATGCTTTAGATGGCCTGTGTGCGCACCAGGGAGGACCGATCGCCGAGGGGCATGTCGGGCAAGATGTGGACGGCAATCCGTGCGTGACATGCCCGTGGCATGGATGGCAGTATGAGATGGCAACCGGAATTCAGGTCGTTAATCGTCAGCCTTTGCAGCGATGCTTTGGCGTTCGTGAAGTAGCGGGCCGCATTCAATTGCGAGCGAATTTGACCTGA
- a CDS encoding dihydroorotase: MTALLIENGRLVDPSVGWDGPARLLVVDGTIAAIDPSDGDVPDDADRINASGQIVAPGLVDIAAELRDPGREEDESIQTGSDAALAGGYTSVLCSASTSPVIDTPAAVELVRQKSAQASGVRVHVIACLSKGREADQMAELGLLSDAGAVAFSDAPYPMPNDALLKRALEYCRMLNKPIFDRPEVPVLASSGVMHDGQVSLVLGLRGLPTEAEDLAVARDVRLAEATGGWLHVGPVSTMGSIDLLRRVKSRGVQVTASSCPHNLFLTDSELRSYDSRFKVHPPLRSPRHVEALRLAIADGTIDAIVSGHMPRATEKKSNDLDRAPFGAAALETSLSSVATFMVRPGHLTWADAIDRLSTAPARIAGIDAGGLSVGQAGDIVIFDPGAQWTVDGSKFRSRCKSSPLDGKQLEAMVTHTIVGGQVKFARN, translated from the coding sequence ATGACAGCATTGCTCATTGAAAACGGCCGATTGGTTGATCCGTCAGTCGGATGGGACGGTCCCGCCCGCTTGCTGGTCGTCGATGGAACCATCGCAGCAATCGATCCGTCCGACGGCGATGTCCCCGACGACGCCGATCGCATCAACGCGTCCGGACAAATCGTTGCACCGGGGCTGGTTGACATAGCAGCGGAACTTCGAGATCCGGGACGCGAAGAAGACGAGTCCATTCAAACCGGCAGCGATGCGGCGTTGGCCGGCGGTTACACGTCCGTACTGTGCAGCGCCAGCACATCGCCGGTCATCGACACACCAGCGGCCGTGGAACTGGTCCGACAAAAATCGGCACAAGCTAGCGGCGTCCGAGTCCACGTGATCGCGTGCCTCAGCAAGGGCCGTGAAGCGGATCAGATGGCGGAACTCGGCTTGCTGTCCGATGCCGGCGCCGTTGCGTTCAGCGATGCACCTTACCCGATGCCTAACGATGCCCTGCTGAAGCGAGCGTTGGAGTACTGTCGGATGCTGAACAAACCGATTTTTGATCGACCGGAAGTCCCCGTTCTGGCCAGTAGCGGCGTCATGCATGATGGCCAAGTGTCGCTTGTCCTTGGGCTTCGCGGTCTGCCAACCGAAGCCGAAGACTTGGCGGTCGCACGAGACGTCCGCTTGGCCGAAGCGACTGGCGGATGGTTGCACGTCGGACCGGTCAGCACGATGGGTTCGATTGACTTGTTGCGACGCGTAAAATCACGGGGCGTCCAAGTCACCGCCTCGTCATGTCCGCACAATCTGTTCCTGACCGATTCGGAATTGCGGTCGTACGATTCACGCTTCAAGGTTCACCCGCCACTTCGCAGCCCTCGACATGTTGAAGCATTGCGTCTGGCGATTGCCGACGGAACGATCGATGCGATCGTCAGCGGACACATGCCTCGCGCGACGGAAAAGAAGTCCAACGATCTGGACCGTGCGCCCTTTGGTGCTGCGGCATTGGAAACGTCACTATCTAGTGTCGCAACATTCATGGTCCGCCCCGGACACCTGACATGGGCAGACGCCATCGACCGCCTGTCGACTGCACCGGCACGAATCGCCGGGATCGATGCCGGTGGCCTTTCGGTGGGTCAAGCCGGCGATATCGTGATCTTTGATCCCGGTGCTCAGTGGACTGTCGACGGATCAAAGTTTCGATCGCGATGCAAGAGCAGCCCGCTTGACGGAAAGCAACTCGAAGCAATGGTGACCCATACGATCGTCGGTGGTCAGGTCAAATTCGCTCGCAATTGA
- a CDS encoding aspartate carbamoyltransferase catalytic subunit, with protein sequence MSTAETIEYPANWTRRHLLDLESLSAEEIVILLDTADKLKRMTDGCRRKLSLLTGLTCANLFFENSTRTRNSFSLAAKRLGADTVEFSSAGSSVAKGESFVDTAKTIESMGVDWVVTRHSTPGTPHLLSRELDCSVLNAGDGPHEHPTQGLLDMLTIRQHREKIDGLTVALVGDIAHSRTARSNIWGLKKLGAHVIICGPPTLVSQRWSELGFEVSYSLDDILPRCDVLNLLRIQFERQSARPFPSVQEYAALYAMTGDRVRRSKDGILIMAPGPINRGVEITPEVADGPHSVILEQVNNGIAVRMAALWLLAGKQEV encoded by the coding sequence ATGTCGACAGCGGAAACCATTGAGTATCCGGCGAATTGGACTCGTCGGCATTTGCTGGACCTGGAAAGCCTGTCGGCCGAAGAGATTGTCATTCTGTTGGACACGGCGGATAAATTGAAACGCATGACCGACGGTTGTCGCCGCAAACTTTCATTGTTGACCGGCCTGACCTGTGCCAATTTGTTTTTCGAAAACAGCACGCGAACGCGGAACAGTTTCTCTCTGGCAGCGAAGCGACTGGGCGCCGACACGGTGGAATTCAGCAGCGCCGGTAGCAGCGTTGCCAAAGGCGAATCGTTTGTCGATACCGCAAAGACAATCGAATCGATGGGTGTCGACTGGGTGGTCACGCGACACAGCACACCGGGCACGCCCCATCTCTTGTCTCGCGAACTGGACTGCAGCGTCTTGAACGCCGGCGATGGCCCCCACGAACATCCGACCCAGGGCCTTTTAGATATGCTGACGATCCGCCAGCATCGCGAAAAGATTGATGGCTTGACCGTTGCCTTGGTCGGCGACATCGCTCATAGCCGAACCGCCCGCAGCAACATCTGGGGCCTGAAAAAACTGGGGGCACATGTCATCATCTGTGGCCCACCGACGTTGGTCAGCCAACGATGGTCGGAACTGGGATTCGAGGTTTCGTACAGTTTGGACGACATCCTTCCCCGATGCGATGTGTTGAATTTGCTGCGGATTCAATTCGAACGCCAATCGGCGCGTCCTTTTCCCAGCGTTCAAGAATACGCGGCGTTGTATGCGATGACCGGCGATCGTGTTCGTCGATCCAAAGACGGGATTCTGATCATGGCACCCGGGCCAATCAATCGCGGCGTGGAGATCACTCCGGAAGTCGCTGACGGACCGCACAGCGTCATTTTGGAACAAGTCAACAATGGGATCGCGGTACGGATGGCGGCACTTTGGTTGTTGGCTGGGAAACAAGAGGTCTGA
- a CDS encoding DUF423 domain-containing protein yields MACLPTDAQSHCWLGWAGVCGALAVLIGAFGAHGLPDHLSAMGLDQLLIQRRLDQFDVGARYHLAHAIALLALSTLPTSRRQVRTVRWTYRLMWTGVLLFSGSLYVLVLTNTPWLGAITPLGGLAWIAAWTLLAIAGFFPVRNGDEHHRETQTIAPEPDSAENRSGASR; encoded by the coding sequence GTGGCGTGCTTGCCGACCGACGCTCAAAGTCACTGCTGGCTGGGTTGGGCCGGTGTGTGTGGCGCGTTGGCGGTTTTGATCGGCGCTTTCGGTGCCCACGGACTGCCCGATCACTTATCCGCCATGGGTTTGGACCAGCTCTTGATCCAACGTCGCTTGGATCAATTTGATGTGGGGGCCCGCTATCACCTGGCTCACGCAATCGCACTGCTGGCATTGTCGACTTTGCCCACAAGCCGACGCCAAGTCCGGACCGTGCGTTGGACATACCGGTTGATGTGGACCGGTGTCCTCCTATTCTCCGGCAGCCTGTACGTACTGGTTTTGACCAACACCCCATGGCTGGGCGCGATCACGCCACTGGGCGGCCTGGCATGGATCGCCGCATGGACGCTGTTAGCAATCGCCGGATTTTTCCCCGTCCGAAACGGTGACGAACATCACCGCGAAACACAGACAATTGCACCGGAGCCGGATTCGGCGGAAAACCGGTCGGGAGCCTCACGTTGA
- a CDS encoding response regulator transcription factor, producing the protein MTAESSGKRILIVDDDAEIIESVRYALEGEGYEVVIARDGNQGLAVAEQENPDLMILDMMMPKRSGFLVLEKLRRMRDDPLPVVMITGNEGHRHQAYAELLGVSEYIRKPFPMDRLIDAVNNLLNRD; encoded by the coding sequence GTGACGGCTGAATCCAGCGGCAAACGAATTCTGATCGTCGACGACGATGCCGAAATCATCGAATCGGTGCGCTATGCGCTTGAAGGCGAAGGTTACGAAGTCGTCATCGCGCGTGATGGAAACCAGGGCTTGGCGGTCGCCGAACAAGAAAACCCGGATCTGATGATCCTGGACATGATGATGCCCAAACGCAGTGGATTTCTGGTCTTGGAAAAACTGCGGCGAATGCGTGACGATCCGCTTCCGGTGGTGATGATCACGGGCAATGAAGGGCACCGTCACCAGGCGTATGCTGAATTGCTGGGCGTCAGCGAATACATTCGCAAACCGTTTCCGATGGACCGCTTGATCGACGCGGTCAACAACCTGCTGAACCGGGATTGA
- a CDS encoding alpha/beta hydrolase codes for MRRFHDPDGLSTEASEPSETWKSPWKDEPYGWSDDVTATTDSSAIVREDSTDELPAARTFLLPLHYEPGYQYPLVIWLHNDGFNETQIEQVMPHISLRNYVGVGIRGAKAGDAIGHRFDWSDTEAAVQSAWRQINSVIDESKRRFAIHPNRIVLAGYRSGGTMALRLALRHPEVFAGVISLGGALPTGRRLFSDLNDLRRQRLPMLWSWAVQGDHFHNTTMADNLRQMLMTKCRIEVRQYVDDDEMNTVTLSDVNQWIMNRVVAGNACVEGDPQTASSLSFSQN; via the coding sequence ATGCGACGATTTCATGACCCCGACGGTCTCAGCACTGAAGCGTCCGAGCCCTCGGAGACATGGAAATCGCCATGGAAAGACGAACCGTACGGCTGGTCCGACGATGTCACCGCCACGACCGATTCGTCGGCGATTGTTCGCGAAGATTCGACCGATGAATTGCCCGCGGCACGAACGTTCCTGCTGCCGCTGCACTATGAACCGGGCTACCAGTACCCGCTGGTCATCTGGCTGCACAACGACGGTTTTAACGAAACCCAAATCGAACAAGTGATGCCGCACATCAGCCTGCGTAATTATGTGGGTGTCGGCATCCGTGGGGCGAAGGCCGGCGATGCGATCGGACATCGATTTGACTGGTCCGACACGGAAGCGGCCGTCCAATCGGCTTGGCGACAAATCAATTCGGTGATCGACGAATCGAAACGACGATTTGCCATCCACCCGAACCGGATTGTTTTGGCTGGATACCGCAGTGGCGGCACGATGGCGCTGCGTTTGGCGTTGCGTCATCCCGAGGTTTTCGCGGGCGTGATCTCTTTGGGTGGTGCCTTACCCACAGGACGTCGGCTGTTCAGCGACTTGAATGACCTGCGACGTCAGCGATTGCCCATGCTGTGGAGCTGGGCAGTGCAGGGCGACCATTTCCACAACACCACAATGGCCGACAATCTGCGTCAAATGCTGATGACCAAGTGCCGCATCGAGGTGCGGCAGTACGTCGATGATGACGAGATGAACACCGTCACACTGTCTGACGTCAACCAATGGATCATGAATCGCGTCGTCGCCGGAAACGCCTGTGTCGAAGGTGATCCGCAAACCGCGTCGTCGCTGAGCTTCTCTCAGAATTGA